CCGGTCCGAGGACGACGACCGCGACGTTGTTGTGCCAGGTGAGACCAGTGTACGAGTCACCGGTTCCACCGGGATGAACTGCGGGTGAGGACTTCAGTCGGCCTGGCGCTTGTAGAACGGCAGCTGCGTGACGGTGAAGTCATGGGCCTTACCGCGGATGTCCACGGTCACGTCGGTGCCCACCTCGGCGCGATCCCGGTCGATGTAGGCCAGGGCGATCGGATGGCCGAGAGTCGGCGAGGGCTGGCCGGAGGTGACGGTGCCGACCTCTGTGCCGTCGACGGACACGGCGGCTCCGGACCGGGCGGCGCGGCGTCCCTCCGATGTCAGACCGACGAGCACGCGCGGCGGTTCGGTCTCACCGAGCTTCGCCAAGGTCTCGCGGGCGAAGAATTCCTCCTTCGTCCTGAACCCGATCATCCGGCCGAGTCCCGCATCGTAGGGAGTGGTGTTCTGATCGAGTTCGTTGCCGTAGAGCGGCATTCCCGCTTCGAGGCGCAGCGAATCGCGTGCGGCCAGGCCGCAGGGCACGAGTCCGTAGTCCGCACCCGAGGTCACGAGTGTGTCCCACAGGCGGGTGGCGCCGATGTTCGGAGTGTAGAGCTCGAACCCGTCCTCACCGGTGTATCCGGTGCGGGCGAGCATGAGGTCGATACCGGCGATCGTCAGCGGCATCCACGCGTAGTACCCCAGTTCGCGCACCGCCTCACCGATGGTGATCGCGTCATTCCCCGCCGAGGTGGCTCCCCCGTTGGCATCGTCTGTGACCTGGGCCTTCGCCTGGTCACCGGCACCGGTGCGGGGGCCGAATTCGCCGTGGCCGGACTCGTCGAGGGCGCGCAGGATGATCGCCTCCGAGTTCGGCCCCTGCACTGCGATGAGTGCGGTGGCATCGGATTCGTCGGTCAGGTGCACATCGGAGCCGGGGGCGACGTCCTGGACGAAGTGCTGCACGCGGTCTTTGAGCGCGGCGACCACGGTGGGCGTGTTCGAGGCGTTGGGGACGATGAGGAACTCTTCGTCGCCGATGCGGTAGGTGATGAGGTCGTCGAGCAGGCCTCCTGACTCATTGACGATGACTCCGTACTTGGCCTTGCCGATCTTCATCTTCGAGTACTTCGCGACGAGCGCGTAGTCGAGGAAGGCCGCGGCGTCGGTTCCGCTGATGCGCACCTCACCCATATGGGAGAGGTCGAAGAGGCCGGCGGCCTCACGCACGGCACGGTGTTCGGCGAGTTCCGAACCGTACTTCAGCGGCATGTCCCACCCGCCGAAGTCGGTGAACGAGGCACCGAGGTCGGCGTGGATGCCGTGCAGCGGGGTCTCCTTGGGCGTGTTTCCGGTCGTATCGGTCATCACTTGTCCTCTTCCTCGAACTCTTCGAAGGCCTCTGGCGGCGGGCAGGAGCACACCAGGTTGCGGTCGCCGTAAGCTCCGTCGATGCGGCTGACCGGCGGGAAGTACTTCGTCAAGCGCAGTCCGGGAACGGGGAACACCGCGGTCTCGCGGCTGTACTTGCCGTCCCAGTCATCCATCACTACGGTCGCCGGGTGCGGCGCGAGGGCCAGCGGCGACTCTTCGTAGGAGTACGATTCGCCGATCTCGTCGATCTCGGCGCGGATGGTGCGCATGGCTTCGATGAAGCGGTCGAGCTCGTCCTTGTCCTCGGACTCGGTGGGTTCGACCATGAGGGTGCCGGGCACCGGGAAGGCCAGGGTCGGGGCGTGGAAGCCGAAGTCGATGAGGCGCTTGGCGACATCTTCCGCGGTGACTCCCGTCGCCGAGGTGATCGCACGCAGATCGAGAATCGTCTCGTGGCCGACGAGCCCGTTCTCACCCGAGTAGAGGACGGGAAAGACGTCGCCGAGCTTCTTCGCCAGGTAGTTCGCACCCAGCAGGGCCGAGCGCGAGGCTTCGCGAAGTCCTTCGGCGCCCATGAGTTCGAGGTAGGCGAAGCTGATGGGCAGGACACCGGCGGAGCCGAACATCGATCCGGAGATCGGCAGCTCGTGGGCGTCGGGGTCACCGGCGACGAGCTCCGGCAGTGTGGCATCGCCAGGCAGGTACGGGGCGAGGTGCTCACGCACCGCGACGGGACCGACGCCGGGGCCGCCTCCGCCGTGGGGGATGCAGAAGGTCTTGTGCAGGTTGAGGTGGGAGACGTCGCCGCCGAATTCGCCGGGCTTGGCGAGTCCGACCATGGCGTTGAGGTTCGCACCGTCGACGTAGACCTGTCCGCCGGCGGCGTGGACCTTGTCGCAGACCTCGCGG
Above is a window of Brevibacterium siliguriense DNA encoding:
- a CDS encoding glycine cleavage system aminomethyltransferase GcvT, encoding MTDTTGNTPKETPLHGIHADLGASFTDFGGWDMPLKYGSELAEHRAVREAAGLFDLSHMGEVRISGTDAAAFLDYALVAKYSKMKIGKAKYGVIVNESGGLLDDLITYRIGDEEFLIVPNASNTPTVVAALKDRVQHFVQDVAPGSDVHLTDESDATALIAVQGPNSEAIILRALDESGHGEFGPRTGAGDQAKAQVTDDANGGATSAGNDAITIGEAVRELGYYAWMPLTIAGIDLMLARTGYTGEDGFELYTPNIGATRLWDTLVTSGADYGLVPCGLAARDSLRLEAGMPLYGNELDQNTTPYDAGLGRMIGFRTKEEFFARETLAKLGETEPPRVLVGLTSEGRRAARSGAAVSVDGTEVGTVTSGQPSPTLGHPIALAYIDRDRAEVGTDVTVDIRGKAHDFTVTQLPFYKRQAD